The following coding sequences are from one Chelonoidis abingdonii isolate Lonesome George chromosome 4, CheloAbing_2.0, whole genome shotgun sequence window:
- the LOC116818118 gene encoding uncharacterized protein LOC116818118: MAVNLNTGWLSLLQLFRNLFGLRQSAQEGPETRADAQEQGNIGDLEENSSLVAAGAESETGEPAGKELTGDHPTDESCGDATVDRMGEILGELKDISLGGTPSSHGRRSPPMLDPTGMEMGDSGDWALSDLSESCSCIDTSVEQEEKQSMESGATGEPRWQCSDTGDAGGASAERWPLGSRPSLFQLVRNLFGLRQSVQEGPETRADAQESEDFRDLEENSSLEPAGAESETSEPEVKELTGDHTTEEPHGDATSDRMEEILGELKSISLGGAPSSHGRRFPPIVDPSGMKIGDSGGFVNTAVDKDKTAQNPCSGISGREAERVGEASGDTGTWGKAGTSQVLHADNEGITLTAGPLAMTPKDFHAKKKRERLLKEDLNGGSPKAELSPWNKLINMYKQGRKLPVPKENPVQLEMEEGSTLNLTVYEFATPEPCLISSKSSSTALIYRFPDGSAGEAVGHFGRAQVDLRTNGLGAPEED, translated from the exons ATGGCTGTGAACTTAAATACTGGATG GCTCTCGCTACTCCAGCTCTTCAGGAATCTCTTTGGGCTCAGGCAGAGCGCGCAGGAGGGCCCAGAAACCAGAGCGGACGCACAAGAGCAGGGGAACATCGGGGACCTAGAAGAAAACAGCTCCCTGGTGGCTGCTGGGGCTGAGTCTGAGACCGGTGAGCCAGCAGGCAAAGAGCTAACGGGCGACCACCCGACTGATGAGTCCTGTGGAGATGCAACGGTCGACCGCATGGGGGAGATCCTTGGAGAGCTGAAGGATATCAGTCTTGGGGGCACCCCTTCCAGCCATGGCAGGAGATCCCCTCCTATGCTGGACCCCACTGGCATGGAGATGGGAGACTCTGGTGACTGGGCCTTGTCAGACCTCTCTGAGAGCTGTAGCTGCATTGACACCAGTGTGGagcaggaggagaagcagagcatGGAAAGTGGAGCAACAGGAGAGCCACGTTGGCAATGCTCTGATACAGGAGATGCAGGAGGAGCATCTGCTGAGAGATGGCCCCTGGGGAG CAGGCCCTCGCTGTTCCAGCTTGTTAGGAACCTCTTTGGGCTCAGGCAGAGCGTGCAGGAGGGCCCAGAAACCAGAGCAGATGCACAAGAGAGCGAGGACTTCAGGGACCTAGAAGAAAACAGCTCCCTGGAGCCTGCTGGGGCTGAATCTGAGACCAGCGAGCCAGAGGTCAAAGAGCTAACGGGCGACCACACAACTGAAGAGCCCCATGGAGATGCAACAAGCGACCGCATGGAGGAGATCCTTGGAGAACTGAAGAGTATCAGTCTTGGGGGTGCCCCTTCCAGCCATGGCAGGAGATTCCCTCCTATAGTGGACCCCAGTGGCATGAAGATAGGAGACTCCGGTGGCTTTGTCAACACTGCTGTGGACAAAGATAAAACAGCCCAGAATCCGTGCAGCGGAATCTCtggcagggaggcagagagggtGGGAGAAGCGTCTGGTGACACAGGAACATGGGGAAA GGCTGGGACCTCCCAGGTTCTGCATGCTGACAACGAAGGAATCACACTGACTGCAGGACCCCTGGCAATGACCCCCAAGGATTTCCATGCCAAGAAGAAGCGAGAGCGCCTCCTGAAAG AGGATCTAAATGGAGGATCTCCGAAGGCAGAGCTGTCTCCATGGAACAAACTCATCAACATGTACAAGCAGGGACGGAAGCTTCCTGTTCCTAAG GAAAACCCAGTGCAGCTGGAAATGGAAGAGGGATCCACTCTGAATCTAACTGTTTATGAATTTGCAACACCCGAGCCTTGTCTCATCTCCTCAAAATCCTCCAGTACTGCCCTGATCTACAG GTTTCCTGATGGCAGCGCTGGGGAAGCTGTTGGTCACTTCGGGAGAGCCCAGGTAGACCTGAGAACAAATGGACTGGGAGCTCCTGAAGAAGACTGA